In Quercus lobata isolate SW786 chromosome 12, ValleyOak3.0 Primary Assembly, whole genome shotgun sequence, a genomic segment contains:
- the LOC115970514 gene encoding uncharacterized protein LOC115970514, with protein MQSMDFFGESLLCKAKSIVSSLSEVMLWVSKLPSSIQTPKEFPTHHDQYLQLGLKTLVYPQAMSLQSPDHLANIVHSKTTPAISPSSSSMLLSPSTCSSSGSSTMDDLIGTESGVVYLSASEYDIKVLEEHEPYNSEHVNKLNRRCAMTKNFPPPVPPLPWVFTRHYTDGKLILEVERVKHYEYFEARRENGRLVLNLVQLDDNINYEENEELELEDLQLVEDQEVVEKIEEDDAEEHQETEADYDGYDHKVNENLEADFATLLASSMPGNCLTVGMVLNNSSSYCNANKHEHVHAYLALPGSAPLCPVTTVV; from the coding sequence ATGCAAAGCATGGATTTCTTTGGCGAAAGCTTATTGTGTAAGGCTAAATCCATAGTTTCATCACTTAGTGAAGTTATGCTGTGGGTATCAAAGCTACCTTCTTCTATACAAACCCCAAAAGAATTTCCAACCCATCATGATCAATATCTCCAACTGGGTCTCAAAACCCTAGTTTACCCACAAGCAATGAGCCTTCAAAGTCCAGATCATCTTGCTAACATTGTTCATTCCAAAACAACACCAGCAATATCACCCTCTTCTTCATCAATGTTGCTTAGTCCTTCGACTTGTTCTTCATCCGGGTCTTCCACAATGGACGATTTGATCGGTACAGAGAGTGGAGTGGTTTACTTGAGCGCTAGTGAATATGACATAAAAGTATTGGAGGAACATGAGCCTTACAATAGTGAACATGTTAATAAGCTGAATCGTCGTTGTGCAATGACTAAGAATTTCCCACCTCCAGTACCTCCATTGCCTTGGGTTTTTACTAGACATTACACTGATGGAAAGCTAATCCTTGAAGTTGAGAGAGTGAAGCATTATGAGTACTTCGAAGCACGCAGGGAAAATGGTCGGCTTGTCTTAAACCTTGTTCAGCTTGACGATAACATTAATTACGAAGAAAATGAGGAGCTAGAGCTTGAAGATCTCCAGCTTGTTGAAGATCAAGAAGTGGTTGAAAAGATAGAAGAAGATGATGCAGAAGAACATCAAGAAACTGAAGCTGATTACGATGGCTATGATCATAAAGTGAATGAAAACTTGGAAGCGGATTTTGCGACTTTATTAGCTTCTTCCATGCCTGGAAACTGCCTCACGGTTGGGATGGTTTTGAACAATTCAAGCTCATATTGCAATGCCAATAAGCATGAACACGTTCACGCATACTTAGCCCTCCCTGGTTCGGCTCCTCTTTGTCCAGTGACTACTGTGGTGTAA